The stretch of DNA CTCTTTCTGCAAAGCCTCTTGCTTCCACACTCACTTGGATTTGCTAGGCATCTGCAGTCAGTCATGCCGACCCCGTGTCCTTCAATGCAGAAAAGGAAGGTGCAtgccagaagaaataaaaactatgtCACCCACTAGCACTTCCCTGTCCTGAATGTGTAACTTTTGCTAAAGACTACTCAGAGGCCACCCGTTACTCCAGACAATTGAAAGTCTTCTAGAATACTTTCAACTTAACATGAGGTGTGTCTCAGCGGTAGCTACCTGCCAGAGTTGTCTTCTGGAGAATTCTTCCCTTTGCTAATATTCATCCACCCCCTATCCATAGTACAAGGTTTGTAAGGGCACTCTAAAAGCAGCCTTGAATACACCTAATTTTGTgtgtcttttattttgtctAACAAGAGCAAAAGAGAAATTTCATTCCCAGCTTGGTAGTTTCTAGGTCTCAGACTGCACCTTAAATAGTGAGAGAAATGGACAGTAGAACAGCAGTCAGCCTTTGTCCCCACCCAAATAGGAACctgaaaaaacaacagtggCTTCAGATTATTCCAGTGAGGCTGTcagtcctttcctttcctttcctttcctttcctttcctttcctttcctttcctttcctttcctttcctttcctttcctttcctttcctttcctttcctttcctttcctttcctttcctttcctttcctttcctttcctttcctttcctttcctttcctttcctttcctttcctttcctttcctttcctttcctttcctttcctttcctttcctttcctttcctttcctttcctttcctttcctttccttcccttcccttcccttcccttcccttcccttcccttcccttcccttccctttccttccctttccttccctttccttacctttcctttcccttcccttcccttcccgcaAGATCAAGATGTGCAGATGGACTTTGCCCAAAGGCTTTAGTCAGCATGAGTTGTGAAATTGCCTCACTACACAGTAAGTGTGACACACAAGAGAACTACAAACTAAAACcactttaaaaaacagatgGTTCAGCCCACTGCTTGTCCTAGTGGCAAAGTgtaagaaaatgcaaaggagtACCAAAGTGTACATACTCCTCGAATGGTCCTGGTGCTGTTTAAGCAGacaagcagcatttctgtgtgaAAGGAATTCCAAGATCTCAAGACACTGGATTCCAACAGCAAGTCAAAAACAGATGGGCAAATCATAtctgtgcttctgaaaactCTCTTATGCTGCATAACTAAACCACCCCTCTGCACTCAGGTGCATTTCATGCTAACATAACAGGGAACACGATTTTATGATCTCtactgggaaaataaataaacaattgcttttaaaaacaaattggtTTCTCTCTCCGCTCTCCACCTTTGCATGAGTTCTCAACTTATCAGCTAGATGGAGTTAAACAGCTATATTTCTAACATATTTTgctcatattttattttgtttcacttattatttttttttgaatccttTCCTGCAtacaaatgagaaaattaatttttaaaataatgtatattCTGCCCACACATGCATAAAGAATATACTAGGTAAGGTGATGGAATataagttattttatttcaaaaacacaTCCAAGATGTATTAAAACCTACAAATTCACTCTTGATTTGTagcaaaaaaaatctaatacagcttttgctttattcAAGTCATGTTTTGTGCTTTGGAATAGGGCACGAAGAAACGTTCTTCCTCTCAATTCAGAACAGCATAAATGTTCTCAGGTACTGTGGTGACATTCCACCGGGCAGCAGATGTTGGAGTAGCTGCCCTTGCCATACACTTTCAACAGGGCCAAAATTAACCATGTATGTGCAATCAGACTGTAGAGAAATGGGGTGCGAGTCAAATATACAGCAAATATTCTGACTTTCTGTCTAGAAACATCTTGTACATTTGCTTCTTACATACAAGAACATTTGACTCCTAAAAATTCCTCATCATTCAGAAGTTTTGATTACAGAAAGTGCTCTCTCTTTGTCACACACACCTACACACGCATGCATGTTCATATAAacacatgtaaatatttatacagGGTGATGTTTAATGAgtcattatttattttggctgCATTTTCTACTTTAGTTTTTAAACAGTTCCCTACACCATATACACCGTGTTTACATAATTGTTTTTCTGATAATAcgattgttttttttctcctccaaaaaTGAGCAAATAgaatcccttttcttttcctctttttcttttattaatgcCAGGTTAAGACTAAAATAGCAACAGCAACATCGCCATTCAGTAATACAATTTAGATGCAACAGAAACTCCTTCCTAATGAGAATTTTTTCTGCCCCTTCAAGCACAGAATCATTTTGTTACCAATCCACCAAGACCATTATTTTGATCTTAACAAGCCTAAAACCCATTATCTGGCTAGAAAAACAAAGAGGATACCAAACCTTATATGGAACTACATATAAGTTTTCCTCTACAATCTCAGGAAGTTTTTCCGTAGTGCAATTTTAGTATCTCATCTCAGAATCTGGAAAGAAAGTTATCTGAAGTGTTTTCATGAAAATCTTCATAAAAAGTGCACCTGTTGTCATCTTGTTCAAGCTAATTGGCACAGGGGGTTGTGAGTGTTTTACTCCTACTTGTGTCTACTGCAGGGAGCTCATTAAACTCTAGTTAAAGGTggcttctggagaaaaaaaataaaatataaaataaaataaaataaaataaaataaaataaaataaaataaaataaaataaaataaaataaaataaaataaaataaaatggaaaattttgaaGTATTACTGTTTTCAGTTCCTTCTAGAAACACTGGGTATAGCACATGCAACTGTTCTGTTGTAGTTGTCATATCATTGTAGCTCCTCTGATGTCACCAGGGTAAAGTCCTGAATCTACCACATCTTTGTTAACAGGATTTTAGGGACTGCAAACCCACGGCCATTCCTCCCTGCATTACCCAGTACAGCTTCATCTCCCGATCACACACCAGGAAACAGGCAATGCaacacctccacctccaccatATCCACATCATAGTAGGAGCTGTTAGATGGTCTGGGCATGGTGGCAGTGGTCTCCAACTATGGAGGCCCTGCCGTTGTACAGGCGCAGCCACATCACACAACCTGCATGTGCTCATTACATGCAGAAAGCCAAAGGATGAGCCTCCAGCCAGCTCTCCTCATCCTTGCCCATACCCTCTGTAAACTCACACCTGATAGTTATTTTTAGAGAATAAAGGTGATGCAGAGTTGCTACTGCACTTTTTCTCGAaagttttttttggtttctgaATGGAaatgtaacatttatttttttttttaagaaaaaatgtccTTTATATTGTTCAAGTTTGTAACAAAAACAACTTATTTTGCTAAGAGCCAAAGCACCCAGAGTACTCTCTTctacaacagcaacaaaaaacaggaaaaagtctACTTTTTGTCTCAGTGTTGATGggttttattggaaaaaaaaaaaaaaaaagaaatttgaaaaaatCATTAAGCATATGCTCATAGTCTCAAACTGACACAGTTTCTAACTCCAGTGGGATTTCCTATTAAGGGAAGCATGCAGCCTATTTGTGGGCATTTGCAGCAGATGAAGGAAATATTCAGTCAAAAAGCAAATCAAAGGTCACTACAGCTAAAGACATCCCTACCACTTCACTTCACTAACCCTTCTCAGAAAGAACTGATCAGGCACCTAACACGATCTTAACCACAGAACCCAAATACATGCAATACTATCTTGTGAATTTGTACAAGAGCTGAAGATTAAGTGATGCTTCTTTCAGCCCCTGGAACTGTTCCTGTGTACAAGCCAACGAGCTTCTCCACCATCTCTGACCACCAATGCAAGCTTTACCTAGCAGAGAACAATATGAAACTACGGCAGAAACAAGTACCATGCAGAACAGACACCATTGCCTTTGGGAGAAATCATTTCTTTTGTTGGAAGACTGGTTTCTTTGGttattatttagaaaaattGATTCAGCTCACAGTTTCAGTACCTCCAGCACTGGATCATTATTTTCTTGCAATCCATGATGTTTCAATGGTACCTAGTTCTATCCCTTCACAGGAAGTGCTATGAGGGAATTGACTGAGtcccaaaaaaaatattaggaagACATAAATTACGTATCTGGTGCCCTTCAAAAATATCTCAGGAGGAAAACTTATCAAGCAAGATTTTGTCTGCATGTGCAGCACCTGCCTGCAAGCTGCTATTCTTGTCATTAAGCAGGGGTGCCATTTAACAAGCTTGACTAGCAGAAAGAGCTAGAAGTTATCCATCAGTCAATGTCAAATCAATGTCCATCAGTCATTGACTGGCTGTTAATGACAAGGTGTATTTTGGGAAGACAGAGGGTATCAACAGTGTATCTTGGACATAGCCCAAGTTAGGTAGGCACAAGGTACCCAGTGAATTCTCTCCTGTGGTTTTAATTGATCACAAGACTTTTTGTACTTGGCTCTGAGCTCTCTGTTGTGCTGTGTACAATTCAACAGCAGCTGGGCTTcgctccagcagcaccagttTCAGAGAAGAATGAGGATGGACATGTTGTGCCAGCCAAACCTAAGATTTCCAATAACTGATTTCTTAGAGAAAATGCAGTGGCTCTCACCCATCTCAGCTTCAGCAGAGCACTTAATGCCACACACCATGAGAAATTACATACTAAATTTGCAAAGACAGAGCTTAGCAGAGGAACCCACACTTTTAGGTAAGGGCCtagaaaatgtagaaatatCTGTAGTAAAAAAGAGAACTACAAAGCTGGAGGAAGGCATCCTACAAAAGTGGAGTTCTTTAGGAAAGGATCCATGCAACCAATTATAAGGACTGAAAAGAGGAGGCACTGACAACACAAGGTGGAGGACACTGCCATCAAGACAACTGGACAGCCCTGAGAACTAGATAAAAGTTTACATTATCAcacaaactaaaataataatgtacAGTGAGATGAATTAACAATTAAAATCTGTAGCAAAAACAGCCACAGACAAATGAGTTATAgttgccacacacacacaaaagcagtcATAGTACACATCAGCTAAAGTATTTCCAATGGAGATGGGCAAATATTAACAGCATTGCACAAGGCATGAGAAAGATCTCATTTGGAGCAATACGCACTGTGCTGGTAATCCAGTCTCAGGTCAATTAATTCCGACTGAAGCATGATGAAAGATGATGAGGGGAATGTGAAGCCTGTCTTATGAGAGAAGCCTGGGAGAGGTTGGTTTGTTTAATTTCCcagataaaaaatgaaatggataGGATCACTTTCGACAAACATATCCAGAAATAAGTGTCAGAAGAGGTATTTAAAGCACTGGGAAAAGATGTCAGCAGAACAAAAGGATATAAACAGGTAttgaataaatttaaaatataaattagattatttttttttaataaatggaagATATAGATTCTGGAACAGTATTGCAACAGGAGTAAAAGCAGTAAAACATTAATTGATTTTAAGATAGCAGACGTTTTTAACAAGGGAAGATATGTCATGGCTGCCTGCAATAACAGAGGTTAATGGTTAGAAACTCCTACACTCGCTTCCTGTCCTGTATTCTCATGAATTCTCTGTAGTAACATCTACTTAATTTGTTCTGTGGTTGGGGACCCATCAACAGCCTATGTTCTCCAGGCTGCCTAAACTACTGATGAAATATAGGAAGCCATATTATCTTTACTGTGACTTCCAATTTCTCTAATACTGGTGCTGAGACCCAAAAATGGTTCTGCCTCAAAAAATCTACttaatcagaaaaaataaaaaataaaaaaaaaaataaaaaaaaaagaaaaaaaaaaagtaccaggGAAATATTCATAGTATCACGTTATCACAGTATCACAGTTCAGGCTAGAAGAGACTTTAAGGTACCCCTAGTCCGACTTCTAGTTCAAACCAGGGTGAGATTTGAGAATAGAATGGGCTATTATCCAGCTGGGTCTTAAAAACCTGTTAGGATGTAGACTGTATGACATCTCTGGGCTAGCTGCTTCACTGCTAAATTGTCATcgtagggaaaaaaataataaatttaaatttaaaaataataataatttaaaaaacattttttctttattattatcatGAACCTTTTTTGCTTCAGCTTATGCCTGTTGTCTCTCATCTTCCCAACATGCATCACTGTGAAGAACCTGGCTCCATCTTCCCACTAACCTCCCCATAGGAACCATGGGACTCCTTTTAGTTCATACAAAGCTTTATCTTCTCCAGGGTGAACAAGACCAGCTCACACAGCTTGTGTTCACAGGGCATGTGCTCCCAACCATGTTGATGCCCCTTCTGTCATATGTATATTATAAGGTCTCACAAGCAACATGGACATGACACTCAGTTTCTAGAAGTGCCCCTTATGCAGGTGGCCAAGAGGAGAAATTTTAAAGTGCACTTTTACACCATCTAACTATTTCTCATGCATGAGAGACAAGAGCCTGCCACATCTCATCTTTTGTAGGATTGCCTTGTTAATCATAGTCCccaaattaaaatgaacagaatcacagaatcacagaatcacagaatcacagaatcacagaatcacagaatcacaggatcacaggatcacaggatcacagaactgtaggggttggaagggacctccaaaGATCATAGAGTCCAATCCccttgccaaagcaggttcctcagagcagactgcccaggtaggcgtccagacaggccctgaatatctccagagaaggagactccacaacctccctgggcagcctgctccaatgctccatcaccctcaccgtgaagaagttcttttgcatgttggtgcggaacttcctgggctctaacttgcagccattgccccttgtcctatccccacaaaccactgagaagaggttggccaCATCCTtctgccccccacccctcagatatttatatacactgaggagatcccctctcagtcttctctttccaggctgaacagacacaggtctctcagcctttctacatagggaagatgctccaggccccgtgtcatctttgtggccctctgctggactatttccaggagatccctgtctttcttgtaccagggagcccagaactggacacagtgctctgggtgaggcctgaccagggcagagtagagggggaggatcacctcccttgacctgctttCTTGGGCCTTACACTTAAGGCCTGAGAATCCCATTTTTTAGCCTGAGTAGCAGTGGTAAGGAAAGTGTTGGAGTACCCTGACTGATCACTGGTGGGTGTCATGACAGAAATCAGCTTGCATCATGTAAGGAGAAGGTGTatgattgtatttattttttaaagcaaaaatgaaaggcATCAACTTATGGGAGTGAAGAAGGAATTCTCTATGGACAGGATGTGTGCTGTGTGTCTTGGGAAAACCCACCCGGCTCTGTCCGATGCTGGTAGAAGGCAGGATCACCTCCACATGAAAGATTTCCTTTCTGTCTACATTCATCTTCTTATTCCTTCTAACTAGAACAGACACTGTCCTGTTGGGCCTTTCTTTTGTGATCCAGAAAGGGCCCTGCACAACCTGTCCCCCTATACAGACATCCCTGGgtcagagcaggaggaggcaaaACAGGCCAGCAGGTTTTCCCTAAGGGCAGTGTCAGGAGGGGTAGGGtcacaggcaggagctgggtcACCTgtatccaaaagggccccagagaATCCCTAGGGAGTCACCCAGACTGACAACATTTCCCTTTACTGGACTCTTCCAGTACGTGAGCAGAGTCTTCTGCCCACACTGACGTGTTGCCTGGAAATACTTGGGCGTCCCTACCTGCCACTCAGAAGTTGCCTTCTTTGGGCAAAGAGCATAAAGCAGGAAATGTAAAGCAGCATCACAGGAAGGCAACACACATCCCGTATCATTAGGCAGGATGTTTTGCATGCACGAGTAGCTTGTCAGAAAATAGTCCCTGCTTCAAGGGATGCCTCTGGACATGGGACAGCTAAGGCCCACTATAAAAGCCAGCCCAGCTCCATGCTCTCACATCCACTTTTCTGGCCTTCTTCTTGTTGGGAACTAGGTGAGTGTGAAGCCTCTTCTTGTCTCCCTCATTCTCCCACAGGAGGATTCTGTTCCTTGGACCTTTCAGCTGCTATCAGCTGTGTGTCCTGCCAAATCTTGGGACTGCTGGTTGTGGGAGAGTCAAGAGGTAGAAGGTTTGTCATGGAGGAAGACTGGGCTTTAGTATGATGGTTCCTGTGCTGGAGCCTAGGCACAGCCTCCAGCTCACTGTACTGCCTGTGCCTTGGTTCTGTTAGGGTGTGGTGACAGGCTGCTCCTCATGCATGCTCATGTTCTGCTTCCTCTCTGCCCTCTCTCCCAGGtgcacctcctgcccccagaCATGTCCTGCTACGACCAGTGCCTGCCATGCCAGCCCTGCGGCCCAACCCCgctggccagcagctgcaacgagccctgCGTCAGGCAGTGCCAGAACTCCACCATCGTCATTGAGCCCTCTCCTGTGGTGGtgaccctgcccggccccatcctcagctccttcccgcaGAACACCGTTGTGGGATCCTCCACCTCTGCTGCCgttggcagcatcctcagctgtgATGGAGTCCCCATCAACTCTGGGTCCTTTGACCTCTCCTGTATTACCAGCCGCTACTGTGGCAGCAGGTGCCGCCCCTGCTAAAGATGCCAGACAGTGCCCTAGACCATGATCCCAGGAATTCAGAACATGCTGCTGGACAAAAGTGGATGGAAGAACAAACATTATGCTGTTGTTTTAAGAGGACCTGACCATCTCTGGCTTGTCCTGTAAAGACAGACAGGAAGGGGCCAGCCTGGATTCTATGACAACATGGCCAATGTATACCTATCTTGTTTTCCACacactctttttctttctttgctttcttgccCTCTGCTTTGCACGAGGCCCCCAGAAACCAGCCTGGAGAGACCTGCTAGTCCCTCTCCCCATGTGGGCCAGGTAGATTGATGCCCTGTTGCAAGTCTGCCATTGGAAAAGCTGAACAGATTtttgtctgctcctgctgtgctaCGACCTCGGGGCCTGCTCTTGGAGTCACCTCCTTTCCCCCCTGAGCCTCAATAAACATTTGCAGCAACCCTGAGTGTGTCCCTGTGTGGTCTTTTCATCTGGATACAGATGGCCAAGGGAGAAAACCATTCCTTAGTGGGAAtaggctgggggcactgcctcaTTCCTCTAGGCACTGGAGGGTGGGACATACTGCGGCAATTCATCTTTCAGGCACTGTCTCTTGAAGGTGAGGAAGACATCCCTAGTTCCTCCACAGCCAATGGCCACCAGTCCTTGACTTGTGACATCTCTGCCCAGACAAGTTCTGATGAAATTGGAGGCCCCAGATCTTGGGGAAGAGTGTTTGTCTTGCTTTGGGtagagctgtgctggagatggaGGCTCAGACAAAGATGATCTCAAAGGATTGCAGAAACTGGGAATGGGTAATTGTCTTGGGGATGGCCCTCTGTCTCACCTCCATGTTCACCTTTCCTCCACCACCTGATCATGGGCATCATGTCTGAGCATGGAGAGCAGGAACAGCTTCCCTGTGCATCCCCATCACACTTTAGCACAGCGTCTGGCATGACCTAGCTGTTGCCAAGATGCGTTGGGCTGAGGAGATCCACAGGTTCGTACTGGTACCAGTCACATCAGGCCACACACTGGAGCCCCCAGTCCCTGTGAATGCAACTCCTCTTTCA from Anas platyrhynchos isolate ZD024472 breed Pekin duck chromosome 2, IASCAAS_PekinDuck_T2T, whole genome shotgun sequence encodes:
- the LOC106016676 gene encoding LOW QUALITY PROTEIN: feather keratin Cos1-1/Cos1-3/Cos2-1 (The sequence of the model RefSeq protein was modified relative to this genomic sequence to represent the inferred CDS: substituted 1 base at 1 genomic stop codon); translation: MPLDMGQLRPTIKASPAPCSHIHFSGLLLVGNXVHLLPPDMSCYDQCLPCQPCGPTPLASSCNEPCVRQCQNSTIVIEPSPVVVTLPGPILSSFPQNTVVGSSTSAAVGSILSCDGVPINSGSFDLSCITSRYCGSRCRPC